A window of Thermosinus carboxydivorans Nor1 contains these coding sequences:
- a CDS encoding type I phosphomannose isomerase catalytic subunit gives MLYPLKFEPVYKSYFWGGRNLEKLGRMLPDGKIAESWEVACNFEGISIIANGAYKGLPLSQLLALFGENVLGKGTAKFPLLIKLLDANDRLSVQVHPDDRYARTVENQDYGKSEMWYVLAAQPGAKIVYNLREGVIGRDLDRLVKTKEIERWFNYVDVSAGDAIYIPAGTIHGLGEGIIVVEIQQNSTTTYRIYDYDRTDASGAKRPLHIEKASEVANFNRQDETGKVAGLVVACGHGSRKTYLVAERHFAVELYDVAGSVEEVADGSKFYVFTIIEGAGEVRYGSGQTVSVCAVETVMIPAALGRYCLAGRFKALKAYVPDLTADVVTPLKAAGYSSTEIFRCVGGLADFIHINTYSKNSCRLCSS, from the coding sequence ATGCTCTATCCGTTGAAGTTCGAGCCGGTATATAAAAGCTACTTCTGGGGCGGCCGTAATTTGGAAAAGTTGGGGAGGATGCTGCCGGACGGAAAAATTGCTGAAAGCTGGGAAGTGGCGTGTAACTTTGAGGGAATAAGCATAATTGCCAACGGAGCGTACAAAGGTTTACCGTTATCCCAACTTTTGGCGTTGTTTGGGGAAAATGTGCTGGGGAAGGGGACAGCAAAGTTCCCGCTGCTAATTAAGCTGCTTGACGCCAATGACCGACTTTCCGTTCAGGTGCATCCTGATGATCGGTATGCCCGGACGGTCGAAAACCAAGACTATGGCAAAAGTGAAATGTGGTATGTGCTGGCGGCGCAGCCAGGCGCCAAAATAGTCTACAATCTGAGGGAAGGCGTTATCGGGCGCGACCTTGACCGGCTCGTGAAAACAAAAGAAATAGAAAGATGGTTTAATTATGTTGACGTATCGGCCGGGGACGCCATTTATATACCGGCCGGTACAATCCATGGGTTAGGCGAAGGAATTATTGTTGTCGAAATTCAGCAAAATTCTACCACGACATACAGGATCTACGATTATGACCGGACCGACGCAAGTGGCGCCAAACGACCGCTTCATATTGAAAAAGCCAGTGAAGTTGCTAACTTTAATCGCCAGGATGAAACGGGCAAGGTTGCCGGGCTTGTTGTTGCCTGCGGCCATGGCTCGCGTAAAACATATCTGGTGGCAGAGCGGCATTTTGCGGTCGAGTTATATGATGTTGCCGGTTCGGTGGAAGAAGTCGCCGACGGTAGCAAGTTTTACGTTTTTACAATTATTGAAGGCGCCGGGGAGGTTCGCTATGGCAGTGGGCAAACGGTTTCGGTTTGCGCCGTAGAGACGGTGATGATACCGGCCGCGCTGGGGAGATACTGTTTGGCCGGCCGGTTTAAGGCCCTGAAAGCATATGTCCCTGACTTGACAGCCGATGTGGTTACGCCGCTCAAGGCTGCAGGCTATTCGAGCACTGAAATTTTCCGGTGCGTCGGTGGCTTGGCAGATTTCATACACATAAATACTTACTCCAAAAACAGTTGTCGACTCTGTTCATCATAA
- a CDS encoding bifunctional precorrin-2 dehydrogenase/sirohydrochlorin ferrochelatase, with the protein MVALSYYPVNLNLVGRRCAVIGGGAVAERKVLALLAADAAVTVISPAVTDGLAALSAAGQITHIARPYWPGAIENFFIVICATDAPAVNRQAAEEGRAKGALVNVADAPELCDFTVPSQIVRGDLVITVSTGGKSPALARRLRQELEARYGPEYGLYLAMIGRLRDEMKERLATPRARECFWRRALDDEALALVKAGKLQEAEEKIRDAIGGSGAEP; encoded by the coding sequence GTGGTAGCATTGTCCTACTATCCCGTAAACCTTAACTTAGTGGGACGGCGGTGCGCCGTCATCGGCGGCGGAGCCGTGGCCGAGCGCAAAGTACTGGCGCTGCTTGCCGCCGACGCCGCCGTGACCGTGATTAGCCCGGCCGTAACGGATGGGCTCGCCGCCTTGTCTGCGGCAGGGCAGATTACCCATATAGCGCGCCCATATTGGCCAGGCGCTATCGAAAATTTTTTTATCGTTATTTGCGCCACTGATGCCCCGGCCGTTAACCGGCAGGCGGCCGAGGAAGGCCGGGCCAAAGGCGCCTTGGTCAATGTCGCTGACGCGCCTGAGCTGTGCGATTTTACCGTGCCGTCGCAAATTGTCCGCGGCGATCTCGTAATTACCGTTTCCACCGGCGGCAAAAGTCCGGCCCTGGCCCGGCGGCTCAGACAGGAATTGGAAGCGAGGTATGGGCCGGAATATGGTCTGTATTTGGCCATGATCGGCCGGTTGCGTGACGAAATGAAAGAGCGGCTGGCTACGCCGCGGGCGCGGGAATGTTTTTGGCGCCGCGCGCTGGATGATGAGGCGCTGGCGCTCGTGAAAGCAGGAAAGTTACAAGAGGCGGAGGAGAAGATTAGAGATGCAATTGGTGGTTCTGGGGCTGAACCATAA
- a CDS encoding ABC transporter permease, with product MAVFTSHIPSRRFGLIDILVIAFVFALLFSVLYLGAGMVIPFSPENQIEISTDPADLPYYAGRSLLRMFIAYGASLLFTFIYGSIAAKSRTAEKVLVPLLDILQSVPVLGFLSVTITMFIGLFPNSLLGVELASIFAIFTGQCWNMTFSFYHSLTTLPQDLKEAAAVLRLNWWQRFIKLEVPFAMISLVWNSMMSFGGAWFFLAASEAITVLNQDIRLPGVGSFMAAAVEKGNMSAVGYAILTMIIMIMLVDQLFWRPIVVWSQKFKMERTEAIEVSTSLVYDILKRAVFVAWAQKYFFGPITQLIDSAFNRCARVSGKVAAQIEHLTPLSYLTVAMKWALLLATIYYVGQQTYQGILLIASMGFDKLVKIITLGFYTLGRVTAASLIGVLWTVPVGVWIGTNPRLSKFFQPIVQVTASFPANMIYPFVVVLYLNYGINFELGSILLMMLGTQWYILFNVIAGAMAIPTDLKEASTVFKLSGWQKWRKLILPAIFPHLITGCITASGGAWNASIVSELVTWKDQQLNATGLGNFIGQVTEAGDWSGILGGIIVMCAFVIIINRLFWRRLYHLAETKYHLN from the coding sequence ATGGCTGTATTTACTTCGCACATACCCTCTCGCCGGTTTGGTCTTATTGACATACTGGTGATCGCATTCGTATTTGCCCTCCTGTTTTCGGTTCTTTACTTAGGCGCCGGTATGGTTATTCCCTTTTCTCCCGAAAACCAAATCGAAATTTCTACCGATCCGGCCGACTTGCCTTACTATGCTGGTCGGTCGCTCCTAAGAATGTTTATTGCCTATGGGGCCTCGCTCCTTTTTACTTTTATATACGGCAGTATTGCTGCAAAAAGCCGCACCGCCGAAAAAGTACTGGTCCCACTGCTAGATATTTTGCAATCCGTGCCTGTACTGGGCTTTCTTTCCGTTACCATTACCATGTTTATTGGTCTGTTTCCTAACAGCCTGTTAGGCGTAGAATTAGCCTCCATCTTCGCCATTTTTACCGGTCAGTGTTGGAACATGACCTTTAGTTTTTACCACTCGCTCACTACCTTGCCTCAAGATCTAAAAGAAGCGGCTGCCGTGTTGCGCCTTAACTGGTGGCAACGGTTTATTAAACTGGAAGTACCATTCGCCATGATTAGTCTGGTATGGAACAGCATGATGTCCTTTGGAGGCGCTTGGTTCTTCCTTGCAGCCAGTGAAGCCATCACCGTTCTCAACCAAGACATCCGCCTTCCTGGCGTTGGCTCCTTCATGGCTGCCGCTGTGGAAAAAGGAAATATGTCAGCCGTTGGCTACGCAATTCTTACCATGATTATTATGATTATGCTGGTTGACCAGCTATTCTGGCGTCCTATAGTAGTATGGTCGCAAAAATTCAAAATGGAGCGAACTGAAGCCATCGAGGTTTCAACTTCCCTTGTCTATGACATTCTTAAGCGGGCGGTCTTCGTAGCATGGGCGCAAAAATATTTCTTCGGCCCTATCACCCAACTAATCGATAGCGCATTCAATCGTTGCGCCCGCGTTAGCGGCAAAGTAGCCGCCCAAATTGAACATCTTACTCCGCTTTCTTATCTAACCGTAGCAATGAAATGGGCTTTGTTGCTGGCAACAATATACTATGTTGGTCAGCAAACCTACCAAGGGATCCTCTTGATTGCCTCCATGGGCTTTGATAAGCTAGTAAAAATCATCACTCTCGGCTTTTATACCCTGGGAAGAGTCACAGCCGCCAGTCTCATTGGTGTGTTGTGGACAGTGCCGGTCGGTGTGTGGATTGGCACAAATCCGCGCCTAAGTAAATTTTTTCAACCTATTGTTCAAGTGACCGCTTCCTTCCCAGCTAATATGATTTATCCCTTCGTCGTAGTTTTGTATCTGAACTACGGGATTAATTTTGAGCTTGGCTCCATTCTTCTTATGATGCTAGGCACCCAATGGTATATTTTGTTTAACGTCATTGCTGGCGCAATGGCAATTCCGACTGACCTCAAAGAAGCATCCACCGTCTTCAAACTCTCTGGTTGGCAAAAATGGCGCAAACTCATCCTGCCAGCCATCTTTCCCCATCTTATAACCGGTTGCATTACTGCCTCCGGCGGCGCTTGGAACGCCAGCATTGTATCCGAATTGGTGACTTGGAAAGACCAACAACTCAATGCTACCGGTCTGGGCAACTTTATTGGCCAGGTAACGGAAGCAGGTGATTGGTCGGGAATTCTCGGCGGCATCATCGTCATGTGCGCCTTTGTGATTATTATTAACCGCCTATTCTGGCGCAGACTCTATCACCTAGCCGAAACCAAATATCATCTGAATTAA
- a CDS encoding glycoside hydrolase family protein, translating to MDRHIFRLTDDTGIMQHAKYGVPDPTKGYTTDDNARALIMAVMLFERYGEQRYLDLAYRYAAFMLNAQTAAGKFKNFMTYSRQFIEEEGSEDCFGRCIWALGRALGSDKLPPNIKQACRDMLAKALPNILSLKWLRAKAYSLIGLGYIADETKGLMASLAESLACQYERYRESEWCWFEDSLTYSNAILPWAMFVAYRYLQKPRYLEIAEESLAFLATVTFREEYFKPVGCNGWLVKGRPAAEFDEQPLEAGETVLAYLAAYDVTNNADYLTQARKAFAWYHGVNSQQLNLIDGESGGCYDGITENGLNLNQGAESIITYWIARLALENN from the coding sequence ATGGACAGGCACATATTCCGCCTCACCGATGACACGGGGATAATGCAGCACGCCAAATACGGCGTGCCCGACCCAACCAAGGGGTATACAACCGATGACAATGCACGGGCGCTGATTATGGCCGTAATGCTGTTTGAACGGTACGGCGAACAACGATATCTTGATCTAGCGTACCGATATGCGGCATTTATGCTGAATGCCCAAACCGCGGCGGGCAAGTTTAAAAACTTCATGACATATTCCCGGCAGTTTATTGAGGAAGAAGGCTCTGAAGACTGCTTCGGCCGGTGTATCTGGGCTTTGGGGCGCGCGCTGGGCAGCGACAAGCTGCCGCCCAATATAAAACAGGCCTGCCGCGATATGCTGGCAAAGGCACTGCCCAATATCCTCAGCCTGAAATGGCTGCGGGCTAAAGCGTACTCGCTTATCGGCCTGGGATATATTGCTGACGAAACTAAGGGATTGATGGCGAGCCTGGCCGAAAGCCTTGCTTGTCAGTACGAACGCTATCGGGAAAGCGAGTGGTGCTGGTTTGAAGACAGCCTGACATACAGCAATGCCATATTGCCATGGGCTATGTTCGTGGCTTACCGATATCTGCAAAAGCCTCGCTACCTGGAAATTGCCGAAGAGAGCCTGGCATTTTTGGCAACAGTCACTTTTCGCGAAGAATATTTTAAGCCAGTCGGTTGTAACGGCTGGCTGGTCAAAGGCCGGCCGGCGGCAGAGTTTGATGAGCAGCCGCTTGAAGCCGGCGAAACCGTCTTGGCGTATCTTGCCGCCTATGACGTTACGAACAACGCCGATTATCTTACGCAGGCCCGTAAGGCTTTCGCCTGGTATCACGGGGTGAACTCACAGCAGTTAAACCTAATTGACGGGGAGTCTGGCGGCTGCTATGACGGAATTACGGAAAACGGGCTGAATTTAAATCAAGGCGCCGAAAGCATAATAACTTATTGGATTGCCCGGTTAGCCCTGGAGAATAATTAG
- the hemA gene encoding glutamyl-tRNA reductase, which yields MQLVVLGLNHKTAPVAVRECFSFPEDKIRTGLAHIHECEGVHEGVILSTCNRTELYAVVDDADEALPVLRDFFERMAATAIESDDYLFYLREEECIRHLFRVAASLDSLVIGEGQILSQVKKAYSVARAAGTTSTVLNTLFHRAIAVGKRVRTETRIAYSAVSVSYAAVELAKKVFGDLSRSNVLILGAGEMSELTARHLVDNGVKTVFVSNRNYERAVSLAQRFRGVAVPFEDFMKSAVDADIVITSTGAPHYIITAWDVAHLMPKRHGRPIIFIDIAVPRDVEPEAGTIAGVSLYNIDDLEAVVESNIRSRELEAQAAEAIIEEELGELVNRFRYLSYRPVLVRLTDKAERIRQREVKRALAKLPDITPEERKILENMSRMLVRKLLRDPITRINEAAGTDKEPYYLDAVRKLFKVDDIGEEAACEKQTCHRYAGQ from the coding sequence ATGCAATTGGTGGTTCTGGGGCTGAACCATAAAACGGCGCCGGTAGCTGTGCGCGAATGTTTTTCTTTTCCGGAAGACAAAATCCGGACAGGACTGGCCCATATACACGAGTGTGAAGGCGTGCACGAGGGTGTTATTCTTTCCACCTGCAACCGGACCGAGCTTTACGCCGTGGTTGATGACGCTGATGAGGCGCTGCCGGTGCTCAGGGACTTTTTCGAGCGCATGGCCGCTACTGCCATTGAAAGTGATGATTATCTTTTTTACCTGCGGGAGGAGGAGTGCATCCGCCACCTCTTCCGCGTCGCAGCCAGTCTTGACTCTTTGGTCATCGGTGAAGGCCAAATCCTCAGCCAGGTTAAGAAAGCTTATTCGGTTGCCCGCGCCGCCGGCACGACGAGCACCGTGCTGAATACGCTGTTTCATCGTGCCATTGCCGTAGGCAAGCGGGTGCGTACCGAAACCCGCATTGCCTATAGCGCCGTATCGGTCAGCTACGCGGCGGTGGAACTGGCGAAAAAAGTATTTGGCGACCTTAGCCGCTCCAATGTCCTCATTCTTGGAGCCGGCGAAATGAGTGAGCTGACGGCTCGCCACCTAGTGGACAATGGAGTCAAGACGGTCTTTGTTTCTAACCGCAATTACGAGCGGGCGGTTAGCTTAGCCCAGCGGTTCCGCGGCGTGGCCGTTCCTTTTGAGGACTTTATGAAAAGCGCGGTGGACGCGGACATTGTTATTACTTCCACTGGCGCCCCGCACTATATTATCACCGCCTGGGATGTTGCCCACTTAATGCCCAAGCGGCATGGCCGGCCGATTATTTTTATCGACATTGCCGTACCCCGCGACGTGGAACCCGAAGCAGGGACCATCGCCGGGGTCAGCCTGTATAATATCGATGATCTGGAAGCCGTGGTGGAGTCGAATATCCGCAGCCGGGAGCTGGAAGCGCAGGCGGCGGAAGCGATCATTGAAGAAGAACTGGGGGAATTGGTTAACCGGTTCCGTTATCTGTCCTACCGACCCGTCCTGGTCCGCCTGACCGACAAGGCTGAGCGCATCCGGCAGCGCGAGGTAAAGCGCGCGCTGGCCAAGCTGCCGGACATTACGCCCGAGGAGCGCAAAATTCTGGAGAATATGTCCAGGATGCTGGTGCGCAAACTGCTCCGCGACCCCATTACTCGCATCAATGAGGCGGCGGGCACGGACAAAGAGCCGTATTACCTGGACGCGGTACGCAAACTGTTCAAAGTTGACGACATAGGAGAGGAAGCTGCCTGTGAAAAACAAACTTGTCATCGGTACGCGGGGCAGTAA
- a CDS encoding ABC transporter ATP-binding protein, translating to MNKQPLIELKNVQKKWDMGGGNAIPVLASINLSIYAGEFIAILGPSGSGKSTLLRIIAGLTPASSGKVTYLGQEYHGVNPGAAMVFQSFALFPWLTVLENVMLGLEAKAMSDKAKQEKALHVIDMIGLDGFESAYPKELSGGMQQRVGLGRALVSDPDVLLMDEPFSALDVLTAENLRRDILELWRDKKIPTKAIIMVTHGIEEAVYMADRILVVSGSPARINADMPVTLPHWRDKNAPAFVGLVDKLYSLMMKREPADLRKIPLPEDREIAAIPHVSAGALTGFLELLEDLNEKTDLYKLADRFTMDSEDFFPIVEGATLLKFAKVVDGDIELTPEGIRFAQASVLERKELFRTQLVKNVTAVKKILAILQSKSNKRMNIEFFENILARSFPPAEVQSHLDILIDWGRYAELFAYDEQSRQLFLE from the coding sequence ATGAATAAACAACCATTAATTGAACTGAAAAATGTGCAAAAAAAATGGGATATGGGCGGCGGTAATGCAATTCCCGTCCTCGCCAGCATTAACCTTTCCATCTACGCCGGAGAATTTATCGCCATTCTCGGCCCGTCCGGGTCAGGAAAATCTACCCTGCTCCGCATTATCGCCGGCCTAACGCCGGCCTCTAGTGGCAAAGTTACCTACTTGGGCCAAGAATATCACGGTGTCAATCCTGGCGCTGCCATGGTGTTTCAATCCTTCGCCCTTTTCCCCTGGCTGACGGTATTAGAAAACGTCATGTTGGGCCTGGAAGCTAAGGCGATGTCCGATAAAGCAAAACAAGAAAAAGCACTACATGTCATTGATATGATCGGCCTCGATGGTTTTGAAAGCGCTTACCCGAAGGAACTATCCGGCGGTATGCAGCAGCGGGTTGGTTTAGGACGCGCCCTTGTGAGCGACCCGGATGTACTCTTGATGGATGAACCATTTTCCGCCCTTGATGTGCTGACAGCCGAAAACTTGCGGCGCGACATCCTTGAACTCTGGCGCGACAAAAAAATCCCTACTAAAGCCATTATCATGGTGACCCATGGTATCGAAGAAGCTGTCTATATGGCCGACCGCATTCTGGTAGTGTCCGGCAGCCCTGCCCGCATCAATGCCGATATGCCCGTTACCTTGCCCCACTGGCGGGATAAAAACGCTCCGGCTTTTGTTGGTCTTGTCGATAAATTATATTCACTGATGATGAAACGAGAACCAGCTGACTTACGTAAAATTCCCTTGCCTGAAGACCGAGAAATTGCCGCCATTCCCCACGTATCTGCCGGAGCACTGACAGGGTTTTTGGAATTATTAGAAGACTTAAACGAAAAAACGGATTTGTACAAGCTGGCTGACCGTTTCACGATGGACAGTGAAGATTTCTTTCCAATTGTAGAAGGTGCAACCCTCCTTAAATTTGCTAAAGTCGTAGACGGCGACATTGAACTTACACCTGAAGGCATACGGTTCGCCCAAGCTTCTGTTTTAGAACGCAAGGAGCTCTTCCGGACCCAACTTGTCAAAAACGTGACCGCCGTCAAAAAAATCCTAGCCATATTACAATCCAAGTCAAACAAACGCATGAATATCGAGTTTTTCGAAAACATTTTGGCCCGTTCCTTCCCACCGGCAGAAGTGCAAAGTCATTTGGATATTTTGATTGACTGGGGACGCTACGCCGAGCTTTTTGCTTATGATGAACAGAGTCGACAACTGTTTTTGGAGTAA
- a CDS encoding transposase: MTNDLALPATDINNIHRLSWQIELVFKWIKQNFIVKHFFGINQNPVYGQIWFALIRYSLLQNICQQLPKKHSLLEMLRAIQTFLYQTFSELVATLSREPAGTNRGRRSFKD; the protein is encoded by the coding sequence GTGACCAATGATTTGGCATTGCCTGCAACAGACATCAATAATATTCATCGCTTGAGCTGGCAAATAGAACTGGTCTTCAAATGGATTAAGCAAAATTTTATTGTTAAACATTTTTTCGGTATCAACCAAAATCCCGTATATGGACAAATTTGGTTTGCCTTGATAAGGTATTCTCTGTTGCAAAACATATGCCAACAACTACCAAAAAAACATTCCCTGCTAGAAATGTTGCGAGCAATCCAAACATTCTTGTACCAGACATTTAGTGAATTGGTAGCTACCTTAAGCCGGGAGCCGGCTGGAACAAACCGAGGTAGGCGATCATTTAAAGATTAG
- a CDS encoding LCP family glycopolymer transferase has product MTSRLERRLATQRKQQTKRILFVLLVLFLALAVGTGSYLYFNGKLNKTKRAVGLAPSHKINIAVLGVDERTGDVGRSDTLFVVTVDPDSKEVALLSIPRDTRVKIPGHGWDKINHAYANGGHQLTLRALEELLGIPIDYYVLINFAGFYKIVDAVGGVTIDVEKRMYYEDPYDNLVIDLKPGVQRMDGKTAIQYVRYRDAEGDLGRIERQQKFIKAMLNEVASPMVITRVPSIIREVNSVIKTDMSTAEMLNLAKLINDAAKRGLKTDIVPGKPAYIDDISYWLPDIVSLREHVAQMQGIAMDDKYLAAAKRLAAEYEASIPQEMKVVEVPKTLQSPKQAAVAPAQTPGKQPEKNAPSGQSTKPPAPAKLKVQVINASGAPDAGPKVAAVLRNQGFEVVGITTASQPTPNTVVTSYTTDNAVVGKLTSLPFKYVLHVTKNDAKADQVTVLVGKDYVEK; this is encoded by the coding sequence ATGACCTCACGTCTGGAGCGACGTCTCGCCACCCAGCGCAAACAGCAGACGAAGCGGATTTTATTCGTGCTGCTGGTGCTCTTTCTCGCACTGGCTGTCGGGACCGGTTCGTATTTATATTTTAACGGTAAGCTGAATAAGACCAAGCGGGCGGTGGGGCTTGCGCCTAGCCATAAAATTAATATTGCCGTGCTGGGCGTAGATGAACGTACGGGCGATGTCGGCCGTTCGGACACGCTTTTTGTGGTGACCGTCGATCCGGATAGCAAAGAGGTAGCGCTATTATCAATTCCCCGGGATACCCGGGTTAAGATTCCGGGGCATGGCTGGGATAAAATCAACCACGCCTACGCCAATGGTGGTCACCAGCTTACGCTGCGGGCGCTGGAGGAACTCTTGGGCATCCCGATTGATTATTATGTGCTTATCAATTTTGCCGGTTTCTATAAAATTGTCGACGCCGTGGGCGGTGTGACCATTGATGTGGAAAAGCGCATGTACTACGAAGATCCCTATGATAACCTGGTCATTGACCTGAAACCGGGCGTACAGCGAATGGATGGCAAAACGGCCATCCAATACGTGCGGTACCGCGACGCGGAAGGGGATCTGGGCCGGATTGAACGGCAGCAGAAATTTATCAAAGCCATGCTGAATGAAGTCGCTTCCCCCATGGTTATAACCCGCGTGCCGTCAATTATTCGGGAAGTTAACTCCGTCATTAAGACCGACATGTCGACCGCGGAAATGCTTAACCTGGCCAAACTCATCAATGACGCCGCCAAGCGCGGGCTCAAGACCGATATTGTTCCCGGCAAGCCAGCCTATATTGATGACATCAGCTATTGGCTGCCTGATATCGTGTCCTTGCGCGAACATGTGGCCCAGATGCAAGGTATAGCCATGGATGACAAGTATCTGGCGGCGGCGAAACGGCTGGCGGCCGAATATGAAGCTTCTATCCCGCAGGAAATGAAAGTGGTAGAAGTGCCGAAAACGTTGCAGTCTCCCAAACAGGCGGCGGTGGCACCGGCGCAGACACCGGGGAAACAACCGGAAAAGAACGCGCCCTCCGGTCAGTCGACCAAACCGCCGGCGCCGGCCAAACTAAAGGTTCAGGTTATCAATGCCAGCGGTGCGCCGGACGCTGGCCCCAAGGTAGCCGCCGTCCTGCGCAATCAGGGATTTGAAGTGGTAGGTATCACTACGGCGAGCCAACCGACGCCCAATACCGTCGTTACTTCCTATACGACCGATAACGCGGTTGTGGGCAAGCTGACCAGCTTACCCTTCAAATATGTGCTGCATGTCACCAAAAACGACGCCAAGGCCGACCAGGTCACCGTGCTGGTAGGCAAGGATTACGTTGAAAAATAA
- the mrdA gene encoding penicillin-binding protein 2: MYDTELSRRMRILMFIIIAVIGGLVLRLAWLQLVQGAQYKKIADQNRIRQITAQAPRGTIYDRSGAVLVANRPSFAVSIIPAEYTNEQVATPLLAELTGVSAGEITKLLADSQDAPYSPVRIKRDVDDATVAKIKERKYYLPGVFIEAIPVRHYVYNGLAAHLLGYVGRISAEEYEARRNKGYSMTDLVGKDGIERVWEETLRGEDGGLQVEVNAAGEEVAILGNKPATPGHGLVLTIDANLQKVAEKALEEQIAASRKLGEPATGGAIVVLDVKSGAVLTLASSPSFDPNAFAAGIKARDWNALIGNPNNPLTNRTIQNAYPPGSVFKIVTAAAALETGLTTEQEVFEDKGVYVLDGWWFYGWNTKGLGRLTIADALAWSSDPVFYELGRRLGVDTLAAYAVTFGYGQQVDIGLPGEAKGVVPTAEWKQANYGEPWYPGETLIAAIGQGYYLATPLQQALVLMAVANGGVIYKPRLVDKIIAPDGTPIQDFPAEVLRTVYLRPEVWDIIRQGLAAVTARGTAAAPFQGFPYPVAGKTGSSETGRGTTHSWFVCYAPADNPAIAVAALVEEGGEGSVAAAPVVRRVLDAYFGIPFQGSQPVPPKGKTD, encoded by the coding sequence ATGTATGATACCGAGCTGTCGCGCCGTATGCGGATCTTGATGTTCATCATTATTGCTGTCATTGGCGGCCTGGTGTTGCGCCTGGCTTGGCTACAGCTTGTGCAAGGCGCACAGTATAAAAAAATCGCCGACCAAAACCGCATCCGTCAAATCACGGCTCAGGCGCCGCGCGGCACGATCTATGACCGCAGTGGGGCCGTCTTGGTCGCTAACCGGCCCAGTTTCGCCGTTTCCATCATCCCTGCCGAGTATACTAATGAGCAGGTTGCCACGCCGCTCTTGGCCGAGCTGACAGGCGTTTCCGCGGGCGAAATTACCAAGTTGCTGGCCGACAGTCAGGATGCTCCCTATTCGCCGGTACGGATTAAGCGGGACGTGGATGACGCCACGGTGGCCAAAATCAAAGAACGTAAATACTATCTGCCGGGAGTTTTTATTGAGGCTATTCCTGTCCGGCACTATGTTTATAATGGACTGGCCGCCCACCTGCTCGGCTATGTGGGGCGGATCAGCGCCGAAGAGTATGAAGCCCGGCGGAACAAGGGCTACAGCATGACCGACCTTGTCGGTAAAGACGGAATTGAACGGGTCTGGGAGGAAACACTGCGTGGCGAGGACGGCGGCCTTCAAGTGGAAGTCAATGCCGCCGGCGAGGAAGTGGCCATACTTGGTAACAAGCCGGCCACTCCGGGACACGGTTTGGTGCTGACAATTGACGCCAATTTACAAAAGGTGGCGGAGAAGGCGCTGGAAGAGCAAATTGCCGCTAGCCGCAAACTGGGGGAGCCGGCTACAGGGGGCGCCATTGTTGTCCTCGACGTGAAGTCCGGGGCGGTACTGACGCTGGCCAGCAGTCCGTCCTTTGATCCCAATGCCTTTGCCGCCGGTATCAAGGCGCGCGATTGGAATGCTCTGATCGGCAATCCAAATAATCCGCTGACCAACCGAACCATTCAAAACGCTTACCCGCCCGGTTCGGTGTTTAAAATTGTTACGGCCGCCGCCGCGTTGGAAACAGGGCTGACCACCGAGCAGGAAGTCTTTGAGGATAAAGGCGTTTATGTCCTGGATGGTTGGTGGTTCTACGGATGGAATACAAAGGGGCTGGGCAGGCTGACCATTGCCGATGCCCTGGCGTGGTCCAGCGATCCGGTCTTTTATGAACTTGGCCGCCGGTTAGGGGTAGATACGCTCGCGGCTTACGCCGTCACGTTCGGCTACGGGCAACAGGTAGACATCGGCCTGCCTGGCGAGGCGAAAGGGGTTGTGCCGACCGCAGAATGGAAACAGGCCAATTACGGTGAGCCCTGGTATCCGGGTGAGACGCTTATTGCCGCCATCGGTCAGGGTTATTATCTTGCCACGCCGCTGCAGCAGGCTCTGGTGCTCATGGCGGTCGCTAATGGCGGCGTGATCTATAAACCCCGGTTGGTGGACAAAATCATCGCTCCGGACGGTACGCCGATCCAAGATTTTCCTGCCGAGGTGTTACGTACCGTGTATCTCCGTCCTGAAGTATGGGATATTATTAGGCAGGGCTTGGCGGCCGTCACCGCCCGGGGAACGGCGGCCGCGCCGTTTCAGGGCTTTCCCTACCCGGTCGCGGGTAAAACCGGATCTTCCGAAACGGGACGGGGGACTACCCATTCGTGGTTTGTCTGCTATGCACCGGCAGACAATCCGGCGATTGCCGTAGCCGCTCTTGTGGAAGAAGGGGGCGAAGGGTCGGTAGCCGCCGCGCCGGTAGTGCGGCGGGTGCTGGATGCCTACTTTGGCATCCCGTTCCAAGGGTCGCAACCTGTGCCGCCCAAAGGCAAAACCGACTAA